The following coding sequences lie in one Mycobacterium sp. DL440 genomic window:
- a CDS encoding Hsp20/alpha crystallin family protein, with protein sequence MELADYDPWRVIGGTTDFAKQATRTREEQQPAWTPALDAFHTKTDMVLRYEVPGVLPDDLEVRVDGRVLYVLGVRRPPADQAPPELTMRAERIFGDFDRSIALPAGTDPNGVRASYFHGVLEIRVRHVRRPEPRDVPFEGTESSARVIEVLDT encoded by the coding sequence ATGGAACTAGCTGACTACGACCCATGGCGGGTGATCGGTGGAACGACCGACTTTGCCAAGCAAGCCACTCGCACGCGCGAGGAACAACAGCCTGCTTGGACTCCGGCGCTGGACGCGTTCCACACCAAGACCGACATGGTCCTGCGCTACGAGGTGCCCGGCGTACTGCCCGATGATCTCGAGGTCCGCGTCGACGGTCGGGTGTTGTATGTCCTCGGGGTGCGGCGTCCACCGGCCGACCAGGCGCCACCGGAGCTGACGATGCGGGCCGAGCGTATTTTCGGAGACTTCGACCGCAGCATCGCCCTACCCGCCGGCACCGATCCGAATGGCGTGCGCGCCAGCTACTTCCACGGCGTGCTCGAGATTCGTGTGAGACATGTACGACGACCCGAACCAAGAGATGTCCCGTTCGAGGGCACTGAAAGCAGTGCCCGGGTAATTGAAGTGCTCGACACCTAA
- a CDS encoding enoyl-CoA hydratase, which yields MTEYRHLLVERFDEGSIVRILLNRPETRNAQNRSLLVELNDAFLAAEADDQVRVVILGGTGPTFSSGHDMSPATYLSETTGPDAHPTYAINGGTREGAEPRMLQEWHYFFENTRRWRNLRKITIAQVNGKVLAAGLMLAWACDLIVASDDAMFADVVGTRLGMCGVEYFGHPWEFGPRKAKELLLTGDALDAEEAYRLGMVSKIFPVAELGDKTLEFARRIAGVPTMASLLVKEAVNQTVDNMGFSNALQACFTLHQLNHSHWGQLHPPPISVAQPSDGIVSWKNAPPLQTARKDAP from the coding sequence GTGACCGAATATCGCCACCTTCTCGTCGAGCGGTTCGACGAGGGCAGCATCGTCCGGATCCTCCTCAACCGGCCGGAGACGCGTAACGCGCAGAACCGAAGCCTGCTCGTCGAACTCAACGACGCATTTCTCGCTGCCGAGGCAGACGATCAGGTGCGCGTCGTGATCCTGGGCGGCACCGGGCCGACCTTCTCCTCGGGTCACGATATGAGCCCCGCCACTTACCTTTCCGAGACCACGGGTCCAGACGCCCACCCAACCTATGCCATCAACGGCGGCACCCGCGAAGGTGCTGAGCCCCGGATGCTGCAAGAGTGGCACTACTTCTTCGAGAACACTCGGCGGTGGCGCAATCTCCGCAAGATCACCATCGCGCAGGTCAACGGGAAGGTACTTGCGGCAGGCTTGATGTTGGCCTGGGCCTGCGATCTGATCGTCGCCTCCGACGATGCGATGTTCGCCGACGTCGTCGGCACCCGCCTGGGCATGTGCGGCGTCGAGTACTTCGGCCACCCTTGGGAATTCGGCCCGCGCAAGGCGAAGGAACTATTGCTCACGGGCGACGCACTCGATGCCGAAGAGGCCTACCGCCTGGGTATGGTGTCCAAGATCTTCCCGGTCGCCGAACTCGGCGACAAAACCCTTGAGTTCGCCAGACGCATCGCCGGCGTCCCGACGATGGCGAGCCTGCTCGTCAAGGAAGCGGTCAACCAGACCGTCGACAACATGGGCTTCTCCAATGCGCTGCAGGCCTGTTTCACCCTGCATCAGCTCAACCACTCACACTGGGGTCAGCTGCACCCCCCGCCGATCTCGGTCGCCCAGCCCTCTGACGGCATCGTCAGCTGGAAGAACGCACCGCCGCTGCAGACCGCTAGGAAGGACGCACCATGA
- a CDS encoding MBL fold metallo-hydrolase, with translation MDIDQWMIGDISIKKHVEMLFWAPLNPAITQAWDGGSFEEILAMAWLNPTWMNEAGEVGVGVHSFLIETPDGRRFIVDTGVGNAKKRASPMFADLDSDFLDRLTAVGWPPESVDGVICTHLHIDHTGWNTNFVDGQWVPTFPNARYYFVGIEYDYWKSYAEDPTARDGYEVDWARDMVDGAAVFNDSVRPIADAGLMMLVEPDEVIAPGIRLIPSHGHTPGHVCVAIESNGQSAVITGDMVHSIYQIARPEWSSQLDTDMDASRVTRQRLVSEWADSGTLVLGTHFGPPTCGHIHREETGYRID, from the coding sequence ATGGACATAGATCAATGGATGATCGGCGACATCTCCATCAAGAAGCACGTCGAGATGCTGTTCTGGGCGCCACTTAACCCGGCCATCACTCAGGCGTGGGACGGTGGCTCCTTCGAGGAAATCCTTGCAATGGCGTGGTTGAACCCCACTTGGATGAACGAGGCGGGCGAGGTCGGAGTCGGCGTTCATTCATTCCTGATCGAAACCCCTGACGGCCGCCGTTTCATCGTGGACACGGGAGTAGGAAACGCCAAGAAACGCGCATCGCCAATGTTCGCCGATCTCGACAGCGACTTCCTGGATCGCTTGACCGCCGTGGGATGGCCGCCCGAGAGCGTGGACGGCGTGATCTGCACCCACCTACACATCGACCACACTGGGTGGAACACCAACTTTGTTGACGGGCAATGGGTTCCCACCTTCCCGAACGCCCGCTACTACTTCGTCGGAATCGAGTACGACTACTGGAAGAGCTACGCGGAAGATCCCACCGCACGGGACGGTTACGAGGTTGATTGGGCGCGTGACATGGTCGACGGCGCGGCTGTATTCAATGACTCGGTGCGTCCCATCGCCGACGCGGGACTGATGATGCTCGTGGAACCGGACGAAGTTATTGCGCCGGGAATCCGACTGATCCCCTCGCACGGCCACACGCCTGGGCACGTGTGCGTCGCCATCGAATCCAACGGCCAGAGTGCCGTGATTACCGGCGACATGGTGCACTCCATCTATCAGATCGCGCGACCCGAATGGTCTTCACAGCTCGATACCGATATGGATGCGTCGCGGGTAACACGCCAGCGGCTGGTCTCCGAGTGGGCCGACTCTGGAACGCTCGTGCTCGGCACGCACTTCGGCCCACCTACGTGCGGCCACATCCACCGAGAGGAAACGGGTTACCGTATAGACTGA
- a CDS encoding maleylpyruvate isomerase N-terminal domain-containing protein — protein MTNPFNLPLTCYDPGAFIATGYDFLDLVKSPEVARRWSEPSALERMSVGAVAAHGLGNLEQVLDNCERPEPATARFLGIVEYTRSARLDKREDLDKYVGHAIIIDIAEQAASEGPGAVIERAEQWLEQLRWVLPAQDPNKHVYLPRLPPMAGALAMMVANRTNELIVHMDDVAVSVNVPTPPIRPQAAAMALTVLVSVSRKVNTDLELIRVMARAERAKPDAARAI, from the coding sequence ATGACGAATCCCTTTAACCTCCCGCTTACCTGCTACGACCCCGGCGCTTTTATCGCCACGGGGTACGACTTCTTGGACCTCGTCAAGAGTCCCGAGGTGGCCCGACGGTGGAGTGAGCCCAGCGCACTCGAACGGATGTCCGTCGGGGCCGTCGCCGCCCACGGCCTCGGGAATCTCGAGCAGGTCCTGGACAACTGCGAACGCCCCGAACCGGCGACTGCCCGATTCCTCGGCATCGTCGAATACACCCGATCCGCGCGATTGGACAAGCGCGAGGACCTCGACAAATACGTCGGCCACGCCATCATCATCGACATCGCCGAACAGGCGGCATCTGAAGGGCCCGGGGCAGTCATCGAGCGGGCGGAACAATGGCTGGAGCAACTGCGTTGGGTGCTGCCGGCGCAGGATCCCAACAAGCACGTGTATCTGCCTCGACTGCCACCGATGGCGGGTGCATTGGCGATGATGGTCGCCAATCGCACCAACGAGTTGATCGTGCACATGGACGATGTCGCCGTGAGCGTGAATGTCCCCACTCCCCCGATAAGGCCGCAGGCCGCAGCGATGGCACTGACGGTTTTGGTTTCGGTGTCCCGCAAGGTCAACACCGATCTCGAATTGATCCGAGTCATGGCGCGCGCCGAGCGCGCCAAACCTGATGCGGCGAGGGCGATCTGA
- a CDS encoding cytochrome P450, producing the protein MVAMVQELELPVLWDKGIGVFDPIVVRSLSEEQWLAKTRVGYVVTRYEDVCNVLRDRRFYSASSRRPDVRSGDDNLRTSLLEMDGDEHTRLRRLVSRAFTPRAADRLRPYMQATFDKLLTPALAKGSCEAVHDLCNPYPIPVICRLLGAPEKDTALFSGWADDINRMFDVDPSSHLELIRHASREIDQYIGAMIAERRQQPADDLLSELIATEEQGDHLSTVELTNLVQLLLLAGTDTTRNQLACSIAVLMAYPEQWKLLVERPDLVPRAVEETMRYVATLRGALRFASEDIVYRDVLFPKGTMVWTSTAMANRDPATWIDPDVFDITVDRPAQQMAFGMGVHFCLGASLARAELQVALGVLAQRAPTTVADGTIAWKPDTVGIWGPVEVPLRF; encoded by the coding sequence ATGGTTGCGATGGTGCAGGAGTTGGAGCTCCCCGTACTGTGGGACAAGGGCATCGGCGTTTTCGACCCGATCGTTGTGCGCTCCCTCTCCGAGGAGCAGTGGCTGGCCAAGACGCGCGTCGGCTACGTCGTGACCCGCTACGAGGACGTCTGCAACGTGCTGCGCGACCGGCGCTTTTATTCGGCCAGCTCCAGGCGACCAGACGTCCGGAGCGGGGATGACAATCTACGCACCTCGCTCCTAGAGATGGACGGCGACGAGCACACCCGGCTCCGCCGTCTGGTCTCCCGAGCCTTCACCCCCCGCGCCGCCGACCGGCTGCGGCCGTACATGCAAGCCACGTTCGACAAGCTGCTGACTCCAGCGCTCGCGAAAGGCTCCTGCGAGGCGGTGCACGACCTGTGCAACCCGTACCCCATCCCGGTGATCTGCCGGCTGCTCGGAGCGCCGGAAAAAGACACCGCGTTGTTCAGTGGCTGGGCCGATGACATCAATCGCATGTTCGACGTCGATCCGTCTTCGCATCTGGAGTTGATCCGGCACGCCAGCCGTGAGATCGACCAATACATCGGGGCCATGATCGCCGAACGTCGGCAGCAGCCAGCTGACGATCTGCTCAGCGAACTTATCGCCACCGAGGAGCAGGGCGATCATTTGTCGACTGTCGAGCTGACCAACTTGGTGCAGCTCCTGCTGCTGGCCGGCACCGACACAACGCGTAACCAACTCGCCTGCTCGATTGCCGTGCTGATGGCGTATCCCGAACAGTGGAAGCTGTTGGTTGAGCGACCCGATCTGGTGCCGCGCGCAGTCGAGGAAACCATGCGGTACGTCGCAACATTGCGCGGAGCACTTCGCTTTGCGTCCGAGGACATCGTCTACCGAGATGTGCTCTTCCCCAAGGGCACCATGGTCTGGACGTCCACCGCGATGGCCAATAGGGATCCCGCCACCTGGATCGATCCGGATGTCTTCGACATCACTGTCGATCGTCCCGCGCAGCAGATGGCGTTCGGCATGGGCGTTCACTTCTGCTTGGGTGCGTCGTTGGCAAGGGCTGAGTTGCAGGTCGCGCTTGGAGTACTCGCACAGCGCGCACCGACGACGGTCGCCGATGGCACCATCGCGTGGAAGCCCGACACTGTCGGCATCTGGGGGCCGGTCGAAGTCCCGCTTCGATTCTGA
- a CDS encoding aldehyde dehydrogenase has translation MQIRAAHEAAASKALPAAALFIGGERVTTGTTTMDRLDPTTGRVLGSFPVAGPDEVDRAVRAARRAFPAWRRMGADQRRRLLFDAAALLQAAEEEFKVLVALETGMPLQRSSVRSAVDYLEYYAGWTDKMAGELVASYPRQALDYVRYEPYGVIASLIPWNAPLITACKKLAPALAAGNCVVLKSPELGPFALMRLAELFAQAGLPDGVLSVLAGGPEVGQALIRHPDVSKVSFTGGTSTARNVMAIAAESTKPLILELGGKSANIVFADADLASAAQMAGHMATIASSGQGCLFPTRLLVQDQVYDEMVDRVRAVAEAATIGDPLDLAVTMGPVISAQACDRILGYVQEATAAGAGKLVTGGARAGADLADGFFVEPTVVVDVDNSSRIAQEEIFGPVLCVIPFHDDEEAVRIANDSPYALAAYLHTNDLGRAHRVVDDLDAGYVSINSFPSMTATAPFGGSKASGFGREGGRVGIEEFLQTKNVYVSLEQRS, from the coding sequence ATGCAGATCCGGGCAGCTCACGAGGCCGCCGCAAGCAAGGCGTTGCCCGCGGCGGCACTGTTCATCGGCGGCGAACGCGTGACCACGGGGACCACGACGATGGATCGGCTGGATCCGACAACCGGTCGCGTCCTGGGCTCCTTCCCCGTCGCCGGCCCGGACGAAGTCGACCGTGCGGTACGTGCGGCGCGTCGTGCGTTTCCTGCGTGGCGGCGAATGGGTGCCGACCAGCGCCGCAGGCTGCTCTTCGATGCCGCAGCTCTACTGCAGGCCGCCGAAGAGGAGTTCAAGGTACTGGTCGCGCTGGAGACCGGAATGCCGCTGCAGCGCAGCAGCGTTCGCTCCGCAGTCGATTACCTCGAGTACTACGCGGGCTGGACGGACAAGATGGCCGGCGAGCTGGTCGCCAGCTATCCGCGGCAGGCACTGGATTACGTCCGCTACGAGCCTTACGGCGTCATCGCTTCGCTGATTCCCTGGAATGCACCTCTGATCACGGCCTGCAAGAAACTCGCCCCCGCGCTGGCGGCGGGTAACTGCGTGGTGCTCAAATCGCCCGAGCTGGGCCCATTCGCGCTGATGCGGCTGGCCGAGTTGTTCGCCCAAGCCGGGCTGCCGGACGGCGTGCTCAGCGTCCTGGCCGGCGGTCCCGAGGTGGGTCAAGCGCTGATCCGCCATCCGGACGTCAGCAAGGTGTCCTTCACCGGCGGCACCAGCACCGCCCGCAATGTGATGGCGATCGCGGCGGAATCGACCAAGCCGCTGATTCTCGAGCTCGGCGGCAAATCGGCGAACATCGTGTTCGCCGACGCCGATCTGGCGAGCGCGGCGCAGATGGCCGGACACATGGCCACGATCGCCAGTTCAGGCCAAGGTTGCCTATTCCCGACGCGCCTGCTCGTCCAGGACCAGGTCTATGACGAAATGGTCGACCGCGTCCGTGCGGTCGCCGAAGCCGCGACCATCGGGGACCCACTCGATCTGGCAGTCACGATGGGGCCGGTGATCAGTGCTCAGGCGTGCGACCGGATCCTCGGCTATGTCCAAGAAGCGACTGCCGCCGGTGCAGGAAAGCTCGTGACCGGCGGCGCGCGGGCCGGTGCCGACTTGGCGGATGGCTTCTTCGTCGAACCCACCGTGGTCGTTGACGTCGACAACAGCAGCCGCATCGCCCAAGAGGAGATATTCGGTCCGGTCTTGTGCGTCATCCCCTTCCACGACGACGAGGAGGCCGTTCGCATCGCGAACGACTCGCCGTACGCGCTCGCGGCTTACCTGCACACCAATGATCTGGGTCGCGCACACCGCGTCGTCGATGATCTCGACGCCGGCTACGTGAGCATCAACTCGTTCCCGTCGATGACCGCGACCGCACCGTTCGGTGGAAGCAAAGCCAGCGGCTTCGGCAGAGAAGGCGGCCGCGTCGGCATCGAAGAATTCCTGCAGACCAAGAACGTCTACGTCTCGCTTGAACAGAGGAGTTGA
- a CDS encoding LLM class F420-dependent oxidoreductase — MKFGSHIMGISLRHMPDVAHAFELNGIDSVWVPEHLVFPAKIPATYPYTDSGLPEITPDTPSYDPWAVLSFIAAGTTTLMLATNVYILTLRHPLLTARSVVTVDRLSGGRVILGAGVGWLEDEFDYVNMPFKTRGKRADASIDAIRRLWSEDVIEVHDEHFDFGPVKFQPKPVQKPSIPIHIGGSSPAACRRAGRLGDGWIELGSKSLDDFKTKLAIVMKARAEAGRDGPFEVTMPSPLDTSLDGFKRLEDAGVTRVVVAPQAPEGERPTAQAWADWSKRFADEVIAELGD; from the coding sequence ATGAAGTTCGGCAGCCACATCATGGGCATCAGCCTGCGCCACATGCCCGACGTAGCGCACGCGTTCGAGCTAAACGGAATCGACTCGGTGTGGGTCCCCGAGCACCTGGTGTTCCCGGCGAAGATCCCCGCGACCTATCCGTACACCGATTCGGGACTGCCGGAAATCACACCGGATACCCCGTCGTATGACCCGTGGGCCGTTCTGTCGTTCATCGCGGCGGGAACAACGACCTTGATGCTGGCCACCAACGTCTACATTCTTACGCTGCGTCACCCGCTCCTGACCGCACGCTCGGTGGTGACGGTCGACAGACTATCCGGCGGCCGAGTGATCCTCGGTGCGGGCGTCGGGTGGCTTGAGGACGAATTCGATTACGTCAATATGCCTTTCAAAACGCGTGGTAAGCGCGCGGACGCGAGTATCGATGCGATCCGTCGACTGTGGTCGGAAGACGTCATCGAGGTGCACGACGAGCACTTTGATTTCGGACCGGTGAAGTTTCAGCCCAAACCCGTTCAGAAGCCGAGTATCCCCATCCATATCGGCGGTAGCTCGCCCGCGGCCTGCCGTCGAGCGGGCCGGCTGGGCGACGGTTGGATCGAACTCGGTTCCAAGAGCCTCGACGATTTCAAAACCAAGCTGGCGATAGTCATGAAGGCGCGTGCAGAGGCCGGCCGAGACGGCCCGTTCGAGGTCACCATGCCCTCGCCACTCGACACCTCGCTGGATGGCTTCAAACGGCTGGAAGATGCGGGGGTGACCCGTGTCGTCGTGGCGCCCCAAGCACCGGAGGGCGAACGGCCGACCGCGCAGGCGTGGGCCGATTGGTCGAAGCGATTCGCCGACGAGGTCATCGCTGAGCTGGGTGATTGA
- a CDS encoding amidohydrolase family protein, with translation MTDTDTLGFISGDSHVNEPRNLWRDNLPSHMRSRALRGITAGEDGGWDIVLEGQSVGYLGLPEDERMKIADPEHRYAIMRQEGVAGECIYPTIGLYAWMLPDADEGAASCRIYNEWIASTLGRSPRFRCAGIVPTWRVEDAVREIEWLAENGFASIMLPAVAAPEWNHVQWEPLWAAAEASGMPIVIHQGTGHDMYFYRGLGAGVSNLLATQSMAPRVAALFATSGVLANHPNLHVVFVEYNVGWLAWTMQTLDFYTESFRKYGKTATGKSWINPELPEPPSFYLRRQIHATFQDDPVAIHNIPLTGASPVIWGSDYPHEEGTYPFSRDTVARLSKGLDDATTAAVFRDTAARLFNFSNEVLTTPV, from the coding sequence ATGACTGACACCGACACGCTGGGTTTCATCTCCGGCGACTCACACGTCAACGAGCCGCGGAACCTCTGGAGGGACAACCTCCCTTCGCATATGCGTTCCCGAGCCTTGCGCGGGATCACCGCGGGCGAAGACGGGGGCTGGGACATCGTCCTGGAGGGCCAGTCGGTCGGTTATCTCGGCCTGCCCGAGGACGAGCGGATGAAGATCGCCGACCCCGAACATCGCTACGCGATCATGCGCCAAGAGGGTGTCGCCGGCGAGTGCATCTACCCGACCATCGGGCTGTACGCGTGGATGCTCCCCGATGCCGACGAGGGCGCCGCATCGTGCCGCATCTACAACGAGTGGATCGCCAGCACGCTCGGTCGTTCACCGCGGTTCCGTTGCGCCGGAATCGTTCCCACGTGGCGGGTCGAGGACGCGGTCCGCGAGATTGAATGGTTGGCCGAGAACGGGTTTGCGTCCATCATGCTGCCCGCGGTAGCGGCACCCGAGTGGAACCACGTTCAATGGGAGCCGCTGTGGGCCGCAGCCGAGGCGAGCGGCATGCCCATCGTCATCCATCAGGGCACCGGCCACGACATGTACTTCTACCGAGGGCTGGGCGCCGGCGTGTCCAACCTGTTGGCGACTCAATCGATGGCCCCCCGAGTGGCCGCCCTGTTCGCCACGTCCGGGGTCCTGGCCAACCACCCGAATTTGCACGTGGTGTTCGTCGAGTACAACGTCGGGTGGCTGGCCTGGACCATGCAGACCCTCGACTTCTACACCGAGTCATTCCGCAAGTACGGCAAGACCGCGACCGGCAAGAGCTGGATCAATCCCGAACTGCCGGAGCCACCAAGCTTTTACCTACGTCGGCAGATTCACGCGACGTTCCAGGACGATCCGGTCGCCATCCACAACATCCCGCTCACCGGTGCGTCCCCGGTGATCTGGGGCTCTGACTACCCCCACGAGGAGGGCACCTACCCGTTCAGCAGGGACACGGTTGCCAGGTTGTCGAAGGGACTTGACGACGCCACCACGGCGGCGGTGTTCCGCGATACGGCGGCTCGCCTGTTCAACTTCTCGAACGAAGTGCTGACCACCCCCGTCTGA
- a CDS encoding acyl-CoA dehydrogenase family protein: protein MNFTPLELDEDTLAFWAEARAFHEEHVTEAVREQERQTGNGLSETFHSAIGSRGWAVPRWPAELGGPGLDAVRTRIVELELERSGAPEVVTQTTPLPAIAVQGFANEALRAEVLPGIADGTVNICLGYTEPDCGSDLASTRTRAVRDGDDWIINGQKMFTTGAQFCQYCLCLTRTDPDAAKHRGLTVFLVPLGLAGIEIQPIRTLGGERTNFVFLDGVRLPDHYRIGGIDEGWAVLQAPLAAEHGMDQRDDLTAGLGRINIYKSRILLEAAVAHLRATNRIDDVAVRERIARVALEIEVADAAAGPLARVYAADMFIRTASVLLDLMGPVGVLPHGAEGAAADGLLEELFRFAPGTAIYGGTTQIFRNMIAEKYLQLPRSTPRS, encoded by the coding sequence GTGAATTTCACGCCGCTCGAGTTGGACGAGGACACGTTGGCGTTCTGGGCTGAGGCGCGGGCCTTCCACGAGGAGCACGTCACCGAGGCGGTGCGCGAACAAGAGCGGCAGACCGGCAACGGTCTCAGTGAGACGTTCCACTCCGCCATCGGATCTCGGGGATGGGCCGTTCCGCGCTGGCCTGCAGAGCTCGGTGGACCGGGCCTGGACGCGGTGCGTACTCGCATCGTGGAGCTTGAGCTTGAGCGGTCCGGCGCACCGGAGGTCGTCACCCAGACAACTCCACTGCCTGCCATCGCCGTGCAGGGCTTCGCGAACGAGGCCCTGAGGGCCGAGGTACTACCCGGTATCGCGGACGGCACCGTCAACATCTGTCTCGGCTACACCGAGCCAGACTGTGGCTCCGACCTGGCGTCGACACGCACCCGCGCGGTGCGCGACGGCGACGACTGGATCATCAACGGCCAAAAGATGTTCACTACCGGCGCGCAGTTCTGCCAGTACTGCTTATGCCTCACTCGCACCGATCCCGACGCCGCGAAACATCGTGGGCTGACCGTGTTCCTGGTGCCACTGGGCCTTGCGGGCATCGAGATCCAACCGATCCGAACCCTCGGCGGGGAACGCACCAATTTCGTCTTCCTCGACGGTGTGCGCCTGCCGGATCACTACCGTATCGGTGGGATCGACGAGGGGTGGGCCGTCCTGCAGGCACCGTTGGCCGCCGAGCACGGTATGGATCAGCGCGATGACCTCACGGCGGGGTTGGGCCGTATCAACATTTACAAGTCCCGCATCCTGCTCGAAGCGGCCGTCGCGCATCTGCGGGCTACCAACCGCATTGACGACGTTGCAGTGCGCGAGCGCATCGCCCGAGTGGCCCTCGAGATCGAGGTCGCCGACGCTGCAGCGGGTCCGCTCGCCCGGGTATACGCCGCCGATATGTTCATCCGGACGGCATCGGTGCTGCTGGACCTGATGGGACCCGTCGGCGTGCTGCCGCACGGCGCCGAGGGTGCAGCGGCCGACGGCCTCCTTGAGGAGCTCTTCCGCTTCGCGCCGGGGACGGCTATCTACGGCGGCACGACCCAGATATTCCGCAACATGATCGCCGAGAAATACCTGCAGTTGCCGCGCAGCACCCCGCGTAGTTAG
- a CDS encoding nuclear transport factor 2 family protein, producing the protein MPLETDDIVAIQQLYAGFCNTLDDGEADAFAECFTPEATFGGVGTPIQGRDALRKFAADLVGKNIRHVATGVYAEGDGDEAVGRAYLVAYRGSRPAKLLATGRYRDQIRREGGKWRFVQRVFTPDGGDAS; encoded by the coding sequence GTGCCACTCGAAACCGACGATATCGTCGCGATTCAACAGCTCTACGCAGGTTTCTGCAACACCCTTGACGACGGCGAAGCGGACGCGTTCGCCGAATGCTTCACGCCGGAAGCCACATTCGGTGGTGTGGGCACGCCCATTCAGGGTCGCGACGCGTTGCGGAAGTTCGCCGCCGACCTCGTCGGCAAGAACATCCGCCACGTTGCGACGGGGGTCTACGCCGAAGGCGACGGCGATGAAGCTGTGGGGCGTGCGTATTTGGTCGCCTACCGCGGTAGTCGGCCGGCGAAACTCCTTGCGACCGGTCGCTATCGGGACCAGATCCGCCGGGAGGGCGGCAAGTGGCGCTTCGTCCAACGGGTATTCACACCCGATGGCGGGGATGCTTCGTGA
- a CDS encoding acyl-CoA dehydrogenase family protein, translated as MGTTYVSRHLDELERFMLRPADYSLSAEQTELRDVVRAFLTKRCPSEVVRAAEPLGWDAGLWDELVAQGLISIAVPEGRGGDGGGLVELVLLAEEIGRAAAPVPIIDVVVVARLLARLGGDAAATLLDGCLQGGVMSLTVGDNVDGRFLVPNGAVAATVIGVQGGAVVASTRRTPRPHVLNLAAAPLAWWDLDDAHVLAEGDTAVAAFGQAVAEWRLLTAAALIGSGDSAKRLAADYARNRKAFGVPIGMFQAIAHPLADLEILLDSGRRLVRKAAWYADHEPQSLGPLVTMAFVHAAEAAEEAGLTAIRTQGGFGFTLESDVQLHYRRAKGRALVGGTRATHLQRIADELLGDRQ; from the coding sequence GTGGGCACGACCTACGTCAGCCGGCACCTCGATGAGCTCGAGCGGTTCATGTTGCGCCCGGCCGATTACTCGCTCTCGGCAGAGCAAACGGAGTTGCGTGACGTTGTTCGCGCGTTTCTCACCAAGCGGTGTCCATCGGAGGTCGTCAGGGCGGCCGAACCACTCGGTTGGGACGCCGGCCTTTGGGACGAGCTGGTGGCGCAGGGACTCATTTCGATCGCGGTGCCCGAGGGTCGCGGCGGAGATGGTGGCGGACTCGTCGAACTGGTACTCCTCGCCGAGGAGATCGGCCGGGCGGCCGCGCCCGTCCCCATCATCGACGTCGTTGTGGTGGCCCGCCTCCTTGCTCGCCTCGGCGGAGATGCTGCAGCCACGCTGCTCGACGGTTGCCTGCAGGGTGGCGTCATGTCGCTGACTGTCGGTGACAATGTCGACGGGCGATTTCTCGTACCGAACGGCGCGGTGGCCGCGACGGTCATCGGAGTGCAAGGCGGGGCGGTGGTGGCCTCGACCCGCCGCACGCCGCGACCGCACGTGCTCAACCTGGCGGCAGCCCCGCTGGCATGGTGGGATCTGGATGATGCCCACGTGTTGGCCGAGGGCGATACCGCGGTGGCAGCGTTCGGACAAGCCGTGGCCGAGTGGCGATTGCTGACCGCGGCGGCACTGATCGGCTCCGGCGATTCGGCGAAGCGACTCGCGGCTGATTATGCCCGTAACCGCAAAGCATTTGGGGTGCCGATCGGCATGTTCCAGGCGATCGCTCACCCGTTGGCCGACCTGGAAATACTGCTCGACTCCGGTCGGCGTCTGGTGCGCAAGGCGGCGTGGTACGCCGACCATGAGCCGCAGTCGTTGGGACCGCTCGTAACGATGGCCTTCGTGCACGCCGCTGAGGCCGCTGAGGAAGCTGGTTTGACGGCCATCCGAACCCAGGGCGGCTTCGGATTCACGCTCGAATCAGATGTGCAGCTGCACTACCGACGCGCCAAGGGCCGGGCGCTGGTCGGGGGAACTCGCGCGACGCACCTGCAGCGCATCGCCGATGAGTTGTTGGGAGACCGCCAGTGA